One Alligator mississippiensis isolate rAllMis1 chromosome 1, rAllMis1, whole genome shotgun sequence genomic window carries:
- the PAAF1 gene encoding proteasomal ATPase-associated factor 1 isoform X2, whose product MKIWQAANGEIRRQLEGHVYDVNCCRFFPSGLVVLSGGMDAQLKIWSVEDASCAVTFKGHRGGILDTAIVDRGRNVLSSSRDGTARLWDCGKSACLGVIADCGSPVNGIAVGVADNSLNLGTPEIAPSEREIGTEDKILLLAREDKKLQGVGLQSRQPVFLFVGSDAFNCCTFLSSVYLLAGTQDGNIYQLDMRNTTAPVQVIHRSGAPVLSLLPYRDGFIASQGDGTCFILQQDLDYTIDLTEADCDPVYKVAACEKEIYTCCRDGIVRRYQLSNC is encoded by the exons ATGAAAATCTGGCAGGCTGCTAATGGAGAGATAAGA AGACAGTTGGAAGGCCATGTGTATGATGTGAATTGTTGCAGGTTCTTCCCATCGGGCCTTGTGGTTCTGAGCGGGGGAATGGATGCCCAGCTAAAGATCTGGTCGGTGGAAGATGCCAGCTGCGCAGTAACCTTTAAAGGTCACAGAGGAG GAATCTTGGACACAGCCATCGTGGATCGGGGGAGAAATGTCCTTTCCAGCTCTAGAGATGGCACTGCTCGCCTCTGGGATTGTGGGAAGTCTGCTTGCCTAGGAGTGATTGCTGACTGTGGTTCTCCTGTCAATGGCATTGCTGTGGGTGTTGCTGACAATTCTCTCAACTTGGGCACGCCAGAGATAGCCCCCA GTGAGCGAGAAATTGGCACAGAAGACAAAATCCTGCTGTTGGCTCGGGAAGACAAGAAGCTCCAAGGTGTGGGATTACAGAGCAGGCAGCCG GTGTTTCTCTTTGTTGGCTCTGATGCCTTCAACTGCTGCACATTCCTCTCAAGCGTTTATCTGCTGGCAGGGACTCAGGATGGAAACATATATCAACTGGATATGAGAAACACAAC GGCTCCAGTTCAGGTCATTCACAGATCAGGAGCACCggtgctttccctgctgccttaCAGAGATGGATTCATTGCCAGCCAAG GTGACGGAACATGTTTCATTCTTCAGCAGGATCTGGATTACACCATTGATCTCACGGAAGCTGACTGCGACCCTGTGTACAAG
- the PAAF1 gene encoding proteasomal ATPase-associated factor 1 isoform X1, whose translation MAATVRVQSDWHQVLRRNEGEAWLSCRSPGKSTLYGSLTCQGVGSDGIPEISASEGFVVSEITKKSILISCPHENASTKFLAPYTSFCRIHQKSVTCIDISSGGGLGVSTSTDGTMKIWQAANGEIRRQLEGHVYDVNCCRFFPSGLVVLSGGMDAQLKIWSVEDASCAVTFKGHRGGILDTAIVDRGRNVLSSSRDGTARLWDCGKSACLGVIADCGSPVNGIAVGVADNSLNLGTPEIAPSEREIGTEDKILLLAREDKKLQGVGLQSRQPVFLFVGSDAFNCCTFLSSVYLLAGTQDGNIYQLDMRNTTAPVQVIHRSGAPVLSLLPYRDGFIASQGDGTCFILQQDLDYTIDLTEADCDPVYKVAACEKEIYTCCRDGIVRRYQLSNC comes from the exons ATGGCGGCGACCGTGCGGGTGCAGAGCGACTGGCACCAGGTGCTGAG GAGGAACGAGGGCgaggcctggctgagctgcaggagCCCGG GGAAATCTACTTTGTATGGTAGCCTGACATGTCAGGGAGTAGGGTCAGATGGGATTCCAGAGATCTCAGCCTCTGAGGGTTTTGTTGTAAGCGAAATAACCAAG AAGAGTATACTCATTTCCTGCCCTCATGAAAATGCCTCCACAAAGTTTTTGGCACCATACACTTCTTTTTGCAGAATTCATCAGAAAAGT GTCACCTGCATTGATATCTCCAGTGGCGGAGGGCTTGGCGTGTCTACCAGCACTGATGGGACCATGAAAATCTGGCAGGCTGCTAATGGAGAGATAAGA AGACAGTTGGAAGGCCATGTGTATGATGTGAATTGTTGCAGGTTCTTCCCATCGGGCCTTGTGGTTCTGAGCGGGGGAATGGATGCCCAGCTAAAGATCTGGTCGGTGGAAGATGCCAGCTGCGCAGTAACCTTTAAAGGTCACAGAGGAG GAATCTTGGACACAGCCATCGTGGATCGGGGGAGAAATGTCCTTTCCAGCTCTAGAGATGGCACTGCTCGCCTCTGGGATTGTGGGAAGTCTGCTTGCCTAGGAGTGATTGCTGACTGTGGTTCTCCTGTCAATGGCATTGCTGTGGGTGTTGCTGACAATTCTCTCAACTTGGGCACGCCAGAGATAGCCCCCA GTGAGCGAGAAATTGGCACAGAAGACAAAATCCTGCTGTTGGCTCGGGAAGACAAGAAGCTCCAAGGTGTGGGATTACAGAGCAGGCAGCCG GTGTTTCTCTTTGTTGGCTCTGATGCCTTCAACTGCTGCACATTCCTCTCAAGCGTTTATCTGCTGGCAGGGACTCAGGATGGAAACATATATCAACTGGATATGAGAAACACAAC GGCTCCAGTTCAGGTCATTCACAGATCAGGAGCACCggtgctttccctgctgccttaCAGAGATGGATTCATTGCCAGCCAAG GTGACGGAACATGTTTCATTCTTCAGCAGGATCTGGATTACACCATTGATCTCACGGAAGCTGACTGCGACCCTGTGTACAAG
- the LOC102567892 gene encoding cytochrome c oxidase assembly factor 4 homolog, mitochondrial → MSGSPGHNWKQKPEDEEDPLDQMISRTGCAASHYAVQECMAEHQDWRKCQAQVQTFKACMKEHQQRRAEELQRRQQLAQARN, encoded by the coding sequence ATGTCCGGCTCCCCAGGTCACAACTGGAAGCAGAAGCCGGAGGACGAGGAGGACCCTTTGGACCAAATGATCTCGCGCACGGGCTGCGCTGCCTCGCACTACGCCGTCCAGGAGTGCATGGCGGAGCACCAGGACTGGAGGAAGTGCCAGGCGCAGGTGCAGACCTTCAAGGCGTGCATGAAGGAACATCAGCAGCGGCGCGCGGAGGAGCTGCAGAGGCGGCAGCAGTTGGCCCAGGCCAGGAACTGA